A region of the Cricetulus griseus strain 17A/GY chromosome 7, alternate assembly CriGri-PICRH-1.0, whole genome shotgun sequence genome:
GACCGTACCAAACGTCGACAGTGCAACAGCCAAGGGCACCAGCCAGGCCCAGGACCCCAGAACCTGGTTTCTAGAACAACAGAGGGATCAAAGGAAAGATCTCCTAGCAGTGACTTAGAAAGGGGCCACAAAGCCTCCTTGGATGTAGAGAAAACAATGCATTAAAAGGCAAGTTCAGATCCACGTAGAGCACCCTCCTTCTCTATCCCTAAACGCAAGGTACACACCACATGATCCACTCACCCCCAGATCACAGCCATGGCGTCAGAGGAGAGGATCTCCGAGGGCGACATAACCAGCAGGTAACTGATATTGACCAGGACATACAGGATGGTGACCAGGGGGATGGCAATCATCACTGCCCATACCAGGTTCTGCTGCAGGGTCAGGGAGATGGGGACAAAGGTTAGCCAATGAGGCCTTCCTAGGCCTTCAGAGCTATGCAGTCCACAGGGTTACTGCGCCAGACCCTGGGAAATGGAAGCACTGTGTTCCTCCCCATGAGAACGTGATCCCCATGGCAGGGGCACACAATCAGGCAGATGTGTAGGAAGTGACAAAAGGTACTTGACAGACAGCAATGTAGGCACAGAGGAAATGGTGGAGGCATCACCAGAGCGTTCAGTAAGAAGAGGGCCCTTCAGCTGGGCTCTCTTTGAGGCACAGAAACAACTCaggaaggtgggaaggagaaTTTCTTGCAGaggaaacaagaagagaaaggaggctAAAGTTCTCACTAGTCTGCTTTGCAATAGTTATGATTTGCCCCTCATGGAAACATCTGATTAGCACATCTCCTCTTTAGCCTCAAAGAAAACACTATTTCCAGGGCTTTCTGCGAAGAGTGAACTCTGCTTCTGGACATTCTTGGAtgtggagagggaaaggaaaggagtgtGGGACACAGACTGGGGCAGTCATCTGACCTATTCCAGCTCTTGGCCACTAGCCTCCATGTAGACGCGTCCTCACTCCCTGTGTACCCTCAGACGTTGGCAGGCTctgtcctctctggcctccaagttCATGTTCATGCTGCTTCTGCAGAGCTGTGGTTAGACTGCAGTCTCCTCTCCCAGGAGGCCTTATTTGACTGTTCTGCTTTGTTGGTCACCCTCCCGAGAGGACCATGTTGCAAATTAGTGAAAATGAAGCAGATGACATAGCAAGAGACTCTTGTATGGGTACCCCCAGGCTCCCCTCAGCTTTAAAATCTGAGACTCTGAGTTCAAAGGCAAGTGCCTtggccaaagaatggatacagcaGCTATTGCTTTACCACCCAGGGGTTGGAATGTGGTTCTGCCTAGATTCGCAGGAGGCTACCTGGAGCCAAGATACTCTCACTCCCACAGGTCTCTTGGGGATGCTGTCAGCACAGTGAGCACCTAATATGCATGACTCAACCTCACAGGTAGTCAAGACCAGGAACCTAGTATGCTTTTGAATTTGACCTTTCCCCAGGCAACTTTCTCAGTAGTAACGAGCTGTGACAATGGTAGGTAGGGTCCCTGGGTTGAATCATAGATTCAACAGTGAGATTTTCTGATTTCACTCTGAGGGACCTGTATTCTTCATTCAAATCACAAGGAGTCTGCATATAAGTGACCCTGGTTTGGCAAAGTTTCTGTAGTTTTTCTGATGGAGGTGAAGagagtataaaataaatatgccCTTTAGAACAAGGTAGGGCAGAGTCTCAAATGCTAGCATTCTGTTGATTGGCTTAGGGTTTGCTTTgaatcccccctcccccacaaaacaaaaaacaaacaaaaaaaactggccCTAACAGAAACCAGCAAACAACAGCCATGAACCAATTCTAGCCTGTGGCCTAATTTttgtcaataaagttttattgaaacacgGCTGTGTTCCTATATTTGCCTATATTTGCTACCAAGGAATTCAGTATTTGTGACAGGGACTAATGAATACTGGACCTAAAATCTTAACTACTGGATCCTCTCTAGAAAAGCTTTGCTGATAACCACTGCAACCATGAGCGCTTGTCTTCAACTTCAGAGACCAGCTTCCAGGACCCTGCTCTTGACCTAGCTGAAAGCCCAGGGTCTAGATTGAGAAAGGAGACTCTACTACTGTGAGGCAACCATATGCCGATGCCACGCATTTACTTGAGAGTTTCCCAATCCATGTGCCAAGAATGTACCCGTGAAACCTCAGAGCCCtgtgaggaagtcagggcagttATTACGATGGTCCCTTTTCATAGACAAAGACTTAGGAACATGAAATTATATGCAAGAAATTAAAACCACCAGGCATGCTGGTAACTCCTGTAATCCCACTATTTAGGGGGTGAGGACAGGAAGATCAGACGTTCAAAGACATTCTTAGCCACAACACAAGTTCAATGCCCACCTGGGCTACAATGAGACTGTGTCTTaaagaagacaaataaaaacaaggatggggggggcaggtgaggcagagggaactgggattgatatgtaaaataatcttatttctaatttaaataaaaattgtagagaaagaaaaaaaaaaacaaagatgagaTCCTAGGACTCCAAGCAtgcattctctctttctcctctgtttttgtatctctttcctctgcctctcctcttctgtctttctgtctccccactccccatctctgtctgtctctcccctgtctctgtttctctctctctgctctgtttctgtctgtctgtctgtctgtctgtctgtctgtctgtctctgtctctctccccctctctgctcttgctcttcTGTCTCAAAGCTGCCATTCTCATCTCAAGCTGCCCTCCAGTGAGGACAAGCCCTTGCCAAGATTCTGAAAGCTGGTATGCCCCTAAGTCAGCCCAGTGAGGACAGCAGAAGACTTGCAGTTCCCATTCTGTGAGAATTTGAAACTcctgcaagggaaaaagaaaacaaacaacatctcagaaaatatatttatagcaAAGAGTCTGAATATTAATAACTGAAGATTCAAATGCCACAACTGAGTCCCTTCAGACCTGCTAGCACACTGATTATCCGGGCCAGAATCACAGGAAGGGTGAACAGGCATGGCTGGTTTATTCTCCAAGCCAAAGTATGCTATGTCCTCAAGTGGCTCCAGACTTCAGGAACTATGAATAAGTATCTACTGCAATGTTCTGGAGGGAACAATCCAGGAGGTAGCCAGCAGAATCAATAAGAATGCTGGCAGTATGAATTCAGAATAATTCCCCTTTTGGAAACTTCAGTTTTCCCCTGTAAAAAAATAGTCCATGGGGCATGACAGCATGAAGTACTTACCTCTACTTTAGTTAGAAGGCATAGTTAAAAACCCATAAGCTAATCAAGGCAGGTGGGCTGCCATGAAAGTCCCATGAGTATAGCAAGAGAGCCTTGATTCCAGTTAGGTTGCTCATGTTCTCAGTCATTTGAACCCCAGTTGGAACCCCGGTTCCTGGAGCTGCGGATGTTCAGAGGTTCAACCCCAGAGCAATACTCAACTCACCTTTGGGTTCCTGAGCTCCTCTACCACTATGTTGATATTATTCCAGCCATCAAAGGACCACAGGCCCTGGTAGAAAGCCATACCAATGCGCCCTGCCTGCTGTGTAGTGTTGTGGAAGGCAAATAGCAGGAATTCTGTACGACTACGGCCCTGGGCCAGCACCACAGTCCCACCCACTACAATGACAAGCAATGAGAACACTTTGGCTGCCGTGCACACGTTCATCACCACCGTGGACAACCGTGAGCTCCAGAAGTTGATCAGTAGCAGCAACAGGATGCAAGAAGAAGCTACAATCTTGACCATGAtctgagggagggaggagcagcCTGGGTAAAAGGGAGCCAGGGCATACTCAGCGAAACTCAGAGAGACGGCAGTGATGGCGGCTGGTCTGGCCACCAGGACAAATGTGTAGATAACCAGGAAGGCAGGCAAAGAGCCAAAGGTTCGCAAAATGTAGGTATAGTCTCCCCCAGATTCAGGAATCAGGCTGCCCAGTTCAGCATAGCACAGGGCACCCAGCATTGCCAGGATGCCACAGGTTGCCCAGACAATAAGACTGGCTCCAGGACTGCCCATGTAAACCAAGACACCCTGTGGTGACATGAAGATGCCAGAACCAATCATAGAGCCAGCAGTCATGGACACTGCACTccacagaccaatctccctcttTAGTGTCAGCCTCGGTGCCCCACAGCCCTGCTCTTGCCCTGCAGGTCTGTCACTGCCATCTCTCTCCTCGCTTCTCTCCATCTCGAGACTTCAGCAGATACTGCCTCTGGTTGGTGACAGGCACAGGCTCTGGTACCTATTGTCTGTGGGTTTCCTGAAAGCATTAATGATTACAGTGCTGGAGGGAGTCCAAGCCAGAGGTCAAAGACAGGGTGTGATCTAGAAGGAGCTGAGCAAGCAAGCACCAGACCAGCTCAAGCCTCAGAACAGACAGTCTGTAGGAGATGGTCTGTGGTCACAGTCAGTCATGAGAGGTCCAGGAGAGAAAGGGTTGAAATCTCTACTGATAGCCAGAATGTGGCTCAAGGAAAAGGGTGCAAGTTCCAACCCCAGCCCCGAAGGTGGGacggaggaaagaaagggagagagggaaggagggagggagagaaggagggagggaggagggtgagaaggagggagggaggagggagggagggagggagggagggagggagggagggagggagggagggaaggagggaagacatTTCCGTTGTCCAGTTCCATGGCAGCATGACAGCTGGATGTGTACACAATATCAGCAGGACAGTCAAGCTGCTGCATCTTCCTTTCATCCCACATCTCTCCGTTCCCCATCCCCACTTTACCCCTCTGCTCCTAGTATCCCCCTTCCACCTTCACATCGCATGTAGAGTCTCTACTCTTAGCCACTTCCTTCTCCCTTGTCAGGGAGCAAGCTCCTGCATCCTGCAGCTTCTTCACCAATCCTCCTGGTTCTTCCCTGGGCTAGGCTTTATGCAATTGGCTTTAAGACTGTATTGGAATCCTTGCTTCTTGGTAGACTTGGTTAAAAAATGTCTCAGACTCTCCAGGTGGTGGGGGGGCTAAGAATGTATAAAATGTGGTAAGCAAACCTGTTTGGGTGGGTGGTGACTGAAACATAAATTGACAAAGCATTGCTCTAGGATGAGACTGCTGATTTCAAATCCCAGATCTACGGCCTGAAAGTTGGGTGACCTTGAACCAGATCTCTGAACTTCATCTTACTCTCCATCGGTTAGTAACACCTATCTTGTAGAACTACTTGAATTAACTAACAATCTGAAGAAGTTTGAATAATATATGAAGCAAAGTATGAATTTCATCACTGTGGTCATCACCTTACTCTCTGAATTATTTTCCTTAGTTCCATTGGGAAACAGAGGGTTTGGCATTAATACCAGGAGGAGAAAAGATtaaagggatatatatatatatatatatatatatatatatatatatatatataacgtCCAGTATTCTGTGTTATGTGAGTTGGTCAAAGAAAGAGGTCACTCCAAGATGAATTTTCTAGGCCTTTGTGGCAGCGGGAAGGTCCAGCCTCTGATGGACCTTGAATCTCATACCAAGgcatatttattgattattgcACAAACTTGTCTTTTGGGTAAACAAGTTCATCATAACAAAGATAAAAATCTAATCTATATGTTCTCTGAAGGAAAGCATCAGATCCCTGTTGCTTCAGTTCTTATTGTGCACCGTTTGCAGTAC
Encoded here:
- the LOC100773601 gene encoding b(0,+)-type amino acid transporter 1 isoform X1 → MERSEERDGSDRPAGQEQGCGAPRLTLKREIGLWSAVSMTAGSMIGSGIFMSPQGVLVYMGSPGASLIVWATCGILAMLGALCYAELGSLIPESGGDYTYILRTFGSLPAFLVIYTFVLVARPAAITAVSLSFAEYALAPFYPGCSSLPQIMVKIVASSCILLLLLINFWSSRLSTVVMNVCTAAKVFSLLVIVVGGTVVLAQGRSRTEFLLFAFHNTTQQAGRIGMAFYQGLWSFDGWNNINIVVEELRNPKQNLVWAVMIAIPLVTILYVLVNISYLLVMSPSEILSSDAMAVIWGNQVLGSWAWLVPLAVALSTFGTVNGAFFSGSRLCYAAAREGHMPQLMSMIHVHRLTPAPAMVFTTAAALVLVIPGNFSTFVTLLSFFSWLTSGTTFGCLLYLRIKTKNLPHTYKVPIFIPAIMLLVSLYLVLALIIHHPQMESLYIFFFLLSGFLVYFLLFRFQCQSKCMEAATTHLQLLLEVAPTTKGH
- the LOC100773601 gene encoding putative L-type amino acid transporter 1-like protein MLAS isoform X2 gives rise to the protein MERSEERDGSDRPAGQEQGCGAPRLTLKREIGLWSAVSMTAGSMIGSGIFMSPQGVLVYMGSPGASLIVWATCGILAMLGALCYAELGSLIPESGGDYTYILRTFGSLPAFLVIYTFVLVARPAAITAVSLSFAEYALAPFYPGCSSLPQIMVKIVASSCILLLLLINFWSSRLSTVVMNVCTAAKVFSLLVIVVGGTVVLAQGRSRTEFLLFAFHNTTQQAGRIGMAFYQGLWSFDGWNNINIVVEELRNPKGKTEVSKRGIILNSYCQHSY